Proteins co-encoded in one Gopherus evgoodei ecotype Sinaloan lineage chromosome 4, rGopEvg1_v1.p, whole genome shotgun sequence genomic window:
- the LOC115649828 gene encoding EKC/KEOPS complex subunit GON7-like → MELQAQLTGRDGQKQPLRVRCQPEAGAGGELRGLLRGLSQLQEQVSALLAPLVEQESGGLAGAGTAAGPRGDVGEEEEEEEEDDEENNTGVKTCVDGPPLKRTKSQHS, encoded by the exons ATGGAGCTGCAGGCGCAGCTGACGGGGCGCGACGGGCAGAAGCAGCCGCTTCGCGTGCGCTGCCAGCCCGAGGCCGGCGCCGGCGGGGAGCTCCGGGGGCTGCTGCGCGGGCTGTCCCAGCTGCAGGAACAGGTCTCGGCGCTGCTCGCGCCCCTAGTGGAGCAAGAGAGCGGGGGCCTCGCGGGGGCGGGGACCGCAGCGGGGCCGCGGG gtgatgttggggaggaagaggaggaggaggaggaagatgatgaaGAAAACAACACTGGTGTCAAAACATGTGTGGATGGACCACCTTTAAAACGGACAAAAAGTCAGCACTCCTGA
- the TMEM251 gene encoding transmembrane protein 251 gives MMNFRQRLGWIGVGLYLLASAAAFYYVFEINETYNKLALEHIQQHPEEPQEGTTWTHSLKARLLSLPFWLWTIIFLIPYLQMFLFLYSCTRADPKTVGYCIIPICLAVVCNRHQTFVKASNQISRLQLIDT, from the coding sequence ATGATGAACTTCCGCCAGAGGCTGGGATGGATTGGTGTGGGGTTGTATCTGTTAGCAAGTGCTGCAGCTTTTTACTATgtctttgaaatcaatgagacttatAACAAACTAGCACTGGAGCACATTCAACAGCATCCTGAGGAGCCACAAGAAGGAACCACATGGACACACTCCTTAAAAGCACGACTGCTGTCCCTGCCTTTTTGGCTCTGGACTATTATATTTTTAATACcatatttacaaatgtttttgTTCCTTTATTCCTGTACAAGAGCTGACCCCAAAACTGTGGGCTATTGCATCATTCCGATCTGCCTGGCTGTTGTTTGCAATCGGCACCAAACATTTGTGAAGGCCTCTAATCAGATCAGTAGATTACAGTTGATTGACACTTAA